One Hallerella porci genomic window carries:
- a CDS encoding fused MFS/spermidine synthase, whose protein sequence is MMNIAVYFLFALSGFAGLIYEGSWARYLKLFLGHSSYGQVLTLCIYMGGLAIGSFIAGKWVTKTKRPLLGYGIVELFIGIGGIAYHPLYNFLTGIFYDSQFTASLSSRSAEIVKIILATGSTLPIAIAVGMTFPFIAAGLMRKSGAELSLPMLYFSNSLGSAVGILATSYLLIPEIGNHLTLCVAASINFLLAAIFSVIGLSTSPIAKENVSENLNCDYVKTHHLAMPPKNLWVWIAALTGLTSFVYEIVWIRLLSLLMGSSSHSFDQMLSAFILGLALGSAVSGKWIRKDSLVILSLAQIFMAFFALCTLYFHKPFWMMMNEANQIFNPTSDGYICWSLFKYALSVLWMVPTSFFAGMTLPLITLILTRAYQSEAPIGKVYGWNTLGSILGSAGGGLLLLPILQLKGALVFAAILDFSIGFILLAVYRKRFRHHVLFYVAAIAMILPAFFVQFDPHLITSGAFRTYKNLHPDEKIRVIDGKTATISFHESPVHYYIKTNGKADASLEKDRNAPISSDELTQAATAFMPMAVKTEPYDAAMVGFGSGMGAHYLLADPLLQKLDCVEIEEAMMELARGFYPWNRRGYDDPRIHIFIDDATTFFHTNHSRYDMIISVPSNPWVSGVAGLFANEFYAKMRRYLKPGGLWVQWIQTYEFNDLMFFNILKALDENFPYVSLYKSTDEPDIIMIASDEPVYQKGISRFFSDSTLAQEFKSLHRDPEFFGERNFLFTNQMVKNLMEGVSPNSVFIPLVDSRAEEARFVHSEAHIVEVFDSCEVCWQEFLDSADYAKRRPARVKSMLAAVPNHFTEISLLAFSDDLLQKAKNSKQENAADSLRLDSLESSAEYAEFREMYFEYIFAIPLEARDSNAVYQKVRDAVFANAFPKSFADEFSILEFARQKNYADAAIRIADFYDQYELSDMGKIFLRDCVILSLLAGEANLADIIYKDAIQKNEKFALVEKRLIEREIKKMRLRGL, encoded by the coding sequence ATGATGAACATTGCCGTTTATTTTCTTTTTGCACTTTCTGGTTTTGCTGGCCTTATTTACGAAGGCTCGTGGGCGCGCTATCTCAAACTTTTTCTCGGACATTCGAGTTATGGGCAAGTGCTCACACTTTGCATTTATATGGGCGGGCTCGCCATCGGAAGTTTTATTGCGGGCAAATGGGTGACGAAAACAAAACGTCCGCTTTTGGGTTATGGCATTGTAGAATTATTCATCGGAATTGGCGGAATTGCTTATCATCCTTTGTATAATTTTTTAACCGGAATTTTTTATGATTCTCAATTTACCGCATCGCTCAGCTCTCGCAGCGCAGAAATTGTAAAAATCATTTTAGCGACAGGAAGCACTCTCCCGATTGCGATTGCGGTCGGGATGACTTTTCCTTTTATCGCCGCGGGACTTATGCGAAAAAGCGGCGCAGAACTTTCTTTGCCGATGCTTTATTTTTCAAATAGCTTAGGCTCTGCTGTGGGAATTTTAGCGACGAGTTATTTGCTAATTCCTGAAATCGGAAATCATTTAACTCTTTGCGTTGCCGCATCAATCAATTTTTTATTAGCCGCGATTTTTAGCGTCATCGGACTTTCAACTTCTCCGATTGCAAAAGAAAATGTTTCTGAAAATTTGAATTGCGATTATGTGAAAACGCATCACTTGGCAATGCCTCCAAAAAATTTATGGGTTTGGATTGCGGCGCTCACAGGGCTCACTTCTTTTGTTTACGAAATCGTTTGGATTCGCTTGTTAAGTTTGCTCATGGGAAGTTCGAGTCACAGTTTTGATCAAATGCTTTCGGCTTTTATTTTAGGCCTTGCGCTCGGCAGTGCTGTGAGTGGAAAATGGATTCGAAAAGATTCGCTCGTCATTCTTTCTTTGGCGCAAATTTTTATGGCATTTTTTGCTCTTTGCACATTGTATTTTCACAAGCCATTTTGGATGATGATGAATGAGGCAAATCAAATTTTTAATCCGACTTCTGACGGATATATTTGCTGGAGCCTTTTTAAATATGCGCTTTCTGTTTTGTGGATGGTGCCGACGAGTTTCTTTGCGGGCATGACTCTTCCGCTGATTACTCTCATTTTAACGCGAGCTTATCAAAGCGAAGCGCCGATTGGAAAAGTTTACGGTTGGAATACTCTCGGATCTATTTTAGGTTCTGCAGGCGGCGGGCTTTTACTCCTTCCGATTTTACAACTGAAAGGCGCATTGGTTTTTGCGGCGATTTTAGATTTTTCCATTGGATTTATTTTGCTCGCAGTTTACCGCAAACGTTTTCGTCATCATGTGCTGTTTTACGTCGCAGCAATCGCAATGATTTTGCCCGCATTCTTTGTTCAATTCGATCCGCATTTAATTACTTCGGGCGCATTTCGCACTTATAAAAATTTGCATCCCGATGAAAAAATCCGCGTCATCGATGGAAAAACGGCGACGATTAGTTTTCACGAATCGCCAGTGCATTATTACATCAAAACAAACGGCAAAGCCGATGCGAGTTTAGAAAAAGACAGAAACGCTCCGATTTCTAGCGATGAATTGACGCAGGCGGCGACAGCATTTATGCCGATGGCTGTAAAAACCGAACCTTACGATGCAGCGATGGTGGGCTTTGGCAGCGGAATGGGCGCGCATTATCTTCTCGCTGATCCGCTTCTTCAAAAATTAGATTGCGTAGAAATTGAAGAAGCGATGATGGAACTTGCCCGCGGATTTTATCCGTGGAATCGTCGCGGTTATGATGATCCGCGCATTCATATTTTCATCGATGATGCGACGACATTTTTCCATACAAATCATAGCCGTTACGATATGATTATCAGCGTTCCATCAAATCCGTGGGTGAGCGGAGTTGCAGGACTTTTTGCAAATGAATTTTATGCGAAGATGCGCCGCTATTTAAAACCGGGCGGACTTTGGGTGCAATGGATTCAAACATACGAATTTAACGATTTGATGTTCTTCAATATTTTAAAAGCATTAGACGAAAATTTCCCTTATGTGAGCCTTTATAAATCAACGGATGAACCGGACATCATCATGATTGCAAGCGATGAACCGGTTTATCAAAAAGGAATTTCGCGATTCTTCTCGGATTCCACTCTTGCGCAAGAATTTAAAAGTTTGCATCGTGATCCGGAATTTTTCGGGGAACGCAATTTCTTATTTACCAATCAAATGGTGAAAAATTTAATGGAAGGTGTTTCGCCCAACAGCGTTTTTATTCCGCTGGTCGATAGCCGCGCCGAAGAAGCGCGCTTTGTACATTCCGAAGCGCATATCGTCGAAGTTTTTGATTCGTGCGAAGTTTGTTGGCAAGAATTTTTAGATTCTGCAGATTATGCGAAGCGTCGCCCAGCCCGCGTAAAATCAATGCTCGCAGCAGTTCCAAATCATTTTACAGAAATTTCTCTCTTAGCATTTTCCGATGATTTATTACAAAAAGCAAAGAATTCAAAACAAGAAAATGCCGCAGATTCTTTGCGCTTAGATTCGCTAGAATCGTCTGCGGAATATGCAGAATTTCGAGAAATGTATTTCGAATATATTTTTGCAATTCCTCTCGAAGCCCGCGATAGTAATGCCGTTTATCAAAAAGTCCGCGACGCTGTTTTCGCCAACGCTTTCCCAAAATCATTCGCCGATGAATTTTCCATTTTGGAATTTGCTCGTCAAAAAAATTATGCGGATGCGGCAATTCGCATTGCTGATTTTTATGATCAATATGAATTGTCCGATATGGGAAAAATTTTCCTGCGGGATTGCGTCATTTTATCGCTCCTTGCAGGAGAAGCAAATTTAGCAGATATCATTTATAAAGATGCAATTCAGAAAAATGAAAAATTTGCGTTGGTGGAAAAACGCTTAATCGAAAGAGAAATCAAAAAGATGCGTCTTCGCGGTTTGTAA
- the rsmA gene encoding 16S rRNA (adenine(1518)-N(6)/adenine(1519)-N(6))-dimethyltransferase RsmA: MDRDRRRRFGQNFLDAETASLLASDIPLSASDSILEIGPGHGALTEPLLSRGVPVTAIEIDEECVAVLQKKFAGNSKFHVVNQDFMRFPIDDWLKENPKPWLAGNLPYNVSTGIVAKVMPLLKKTHGFMCMVQYEVAERFCAAPHSRNYGSLSVWIRAHAKCKMLRKIGPEHFTPRPNVDSATVLFTPRPDPLEAPAEFFDFVQAAFSQKRKVITNSLSQKYEKEKISSALEKCGFSSNTRAEELSPEALLTLYQTLSAN, from the coding sequence ATGGATAGAGATCGTCGTCGCCGTTTTGGACAAAATTTTTTAGATGCAGAAACTGCGAGTTTACTCGCTTCGGATATTCCGCTCTCTGCTTCGGATTCCATTCTAGAAATTGGACCGGGTCATGGTGCGCTGACCGAGCCGTTGCTTTCTCGGGGCGTTCCAGTTACCGCCATTGAAATTGACGAAGAATGTGTCGCGGTTTTGCAAAAAAAGTTTGCGGGCAATTCCAAATTTCATGTGGTCAATCAAGACTTTATGCGATTTCCCATCGACGATTGGCTCAAAGAAAATCCGAAACCGTGGCTTGCGGGAAATTTACCGTATAATGTGTCTACGGGAATTGTCGCCAAAGTAATGCCGCTTTTAAAAAAGACGCATGGCTTTATGTGTATGGTGCAGTATGAAGTCGCTGAACGTTTTTGTGCCGCACCGCATTCTAGAAATTACGGCAGCCTTTCTGTGTGGATTCGCGCTCACGCAAAATGTAAAATGCTTCGAAAAATTGGACCGGAACATTTTACGCCGCGTCCCAATGTCGATAGCGCAACGGTTTTATTTACACCGCGTCCCGATCCATTAGAAGCTCCCGCAGAATTTTTTGATTTTGTTCAAGCAGCATTTTCGCAAAAGCGCAAAGTGATTACAAATTCACTTTCGCAGAAATATGAAAAAGAAAAAATTAGCAGTGCTCTTGAAAAATGCGGATTTTCTTCGAACACGCGCGCCGAAGAACTTTCTCCCGAAGCACTGCTTACTTTGTATCAAACGTTATCGGCAAACTGA
- a CDS encoding SIMPL domain-containing protein — protein MKFLIAFITFCLTVIAVVYILHSTPTSETTEAKSKVGSISVSASHSEVYSPSSVVVSLYFNSRNSEKNILVEASKKRIAELVEFASTLNIPQDSITAQQFSLEKAWTWENNKRKSDGFEISQHISVRISDPQKISRFIEGIATIPDMEIRNVSPVLANENEKKNDVYKTAVEEATQKAKSLAKASGKKLGKVLFVSDGSASTDNFDMIETTALGASAMMRKNSVMSEQKIQISASVLMQFELK, from the coding sequence ATGAAATTTTTAATTGCATTTATTACATTCTGCTTGACCGTCATCGCAGTCGTTTACATTTTACATTCCACGCCGACAAGCGAAACGACTGAAGCCAAATCCAAAGTTGGAAGCATTTCTGTTTCGGCATCGCATTCCGAAGTTTACAGTCCTTCGAGCGTTGTCGTATCGCTGTATTTTAATTCGAGAAATTCGGAGAAAAATATTTTGGTGGAAGCGAGCAAAAAACGCATCGCAGAACTCGTCGAATTTGCTTCGACATTAAATATTCCGCAAGATAGCATTACTGCGCAACAATTCTCTTTGGAAAAAGCGTGGACTTGGGAAAATAACAAACGGAAATCCGACGGCTTTGAAATTTCGCAGCACATCTCCGTGCGCATTTCGGATCCGCAAAAAATTTCTCGTTTCATCGAAGGCATCGCGACAATTCCCGATATGGAAATTCGCAACGTTTCGCCAGTTCTTGCAAACGAAAACGAAAAGAAAAATGATGTGTATAAAACGGCTGTTGAAGAAGCAACTCAAAAGGCAAAATCTCTAGCAAAAGCTTCGGGAAAGAAACTTGGCAAAGTTCTTTTTGTTAGCGATGGCTCTGCGAGCACAGACAATTTTGATATGATCGAAACGACAGCATTAGGCGCCAGTGCGATGATGCGAAAAAACAGCGTAATGTCCGAACAAAAAATTCAAATCAGCGCAAGCGTGCTTATGCAATTTGAGCTGAAATAA
- a CDS encoding phosphatase PAP2 family protein, with translation MMQKISQWDERVSRYLYTHRLSEKADKWLRRYTRLGDGYVWALIILLILWQEGWKPLLLVLTQVLPSLVASLALYWLVKLSTKRHRPFEAIPEFQALVPPLDKYSFPSGHTMNNLAIATTVLISVPAAGAVMMALPLTWGFLRVYFGVHWLSDVIGGFFLGILSFILGHLLWTFAMAPWALPLILEL, from the coding sequence ATGATGCAAAAAATATCGCAATGGGATGAACGCGTTTCGCGTTATTTATACACGCATCGACTTTCTGAAAAAGCGGATAAGTGGTTGCGCCGTTACACGCGTCTTGGCGACGGTTATGTGTGGGCGTTGATAATTCTCTTAATTTTATGGCAAGAAGGCTGGAAGCCTTTGCTGCTTGTTCTTACACAAGTTCTTCCTTCTCTCGTCGCATCTCTTGCGCTTTATTGGTTGGTGAAACTTTCTACAAAAAGACATCGTCCGTTCGAAGCGATTCCCGAATTTCAAGCGCTAGTTCCGCCGTTAGATAAATACAGTTTTCCGTCGGGACATACGATGAATAATTTGGCGATTGCGACGACGGTTTTAATTTCAGTTCCCGCTGCGGGTGCGGTTATGATGGCACTTCCGTTGACGTGGGGATTTTTGCGCGTTTATTTTGGCGTTCATTGGCTTTCAGATGTAATCGGCGGATTTTTCCTTGGTATTTTGAGCTTTATTCTCGGGCATTTGCTTTGGACTTTTGCAATGGCTCCGTGGGCTCTTCCTTTGATTTTGGAGCTGTAA
- a CDS encoding histidine phosphatase family protein has translation MRFFSISEILREKHSDEKVTLLLRHAERRHILPTDKNYGAKVPLTEVGKNQALGAGKEIFQYSFGASFFFGASPVLRCRQTAALIAEGCGAINFNAVEKIKVFDRLAEFYVNENVDYEKHLKEGFYPAICRFIQDEKLSGFLPLETGSKEFLKLLLENSFADFNVFISHDAWIVPFLAFYTHLQFSPQNWMNFLSGAAILFSADRKSLRIYPVKFLGDGYLHFGEEIPR, from the coding sequence TTGCGATTTTTTTCTATCTCCGAAATTTTACGCGAAAAGCATTCCGATGAAAAAGTCACCTTGCTTTTGCGTCACGCAGAAAGGCGACATATTCTTCCAACCGATAAAAATTACGGTGCAAAAGTACCGCTTACAGAAGTGGGAAAAAATCAAGCGCTTGGTGCGGGCAAAGAAATTTTTCAATATTCTTTCGGCGCATCATTCTTTTTTGGAGCAAGTCCTGTTTTGCGCTGTCGGCAAACAGCTGCGCTCATCGCAGAAGGTTGCGGTGCAATCAATTTCAATGCAGTTGAAAAAATTAAAGTTTTTGATCGCCTCGCCGAATTTTATGTGAACGAAAATGTGGATTACGAAAAGCATTTGAAAGAAGGATTTTATCCGGCGATTTGTCGATTTATTCAAGACGAAAAACTTTCGGGATTTCTTCCGCTAGAAACAGGCTCCAAAGAATTTTTAAAATTGTTATTGGAAAATTCGTTCGCCGATTTTAACGTGTTTATTTCGCACGATGCGTGGATTGTTCCGTTCTTAGCATTTTATACGCATCTTCAATTTTCACCGCAAAATTGGATGAATTTTCTCAGCGGCGCGGCCATTTTATTTTCTGCGGACAGAAAAAGTTTACGCATTTATCCGGTCAAATTTTTAGGCGACGGCTATTTGCATTTTGGCGAAGAAATTCCGCGATAA
- a CDS encoding zinc metallopeptidase, protein MMFDPLYMGILLITLIISGVVSAVVNSRFKAGQKVQIQSGLSGAEVASAILADAGIFDVRIQETGGFLSDYYNPMDKTLNLSHDVYHGRSASSAGVAAHEVGHAIQHAQNYFPMWLRSFIVPAANIGSNFGPWLVIIGIILMSAGKAAIGQNVAIVGVVLFGMATLFTLVTVPVEFDASSRAKKCLARLNILAPGRERDVVAGVLFAAGLTYVAAAISSIMQLLYWALRAGLLGRRDD, encoded by the coding sequence ATGATGTTTGATCCTCTTTATATGGGTATTTTACTGATTACTCTCATTATCTCGGGAGTAGTGTCTGCTGTTGTCAATTCGCGATTTAAAGCGGGGCAGAAAGTACAAATTCAAAGCGGGCTTTCGGGTGCCGAAGTCGCTTCGGCAATTCTTGCGGATGCTGGAATTTTCGATGTTCGCATTCAAGAAACCGGCGGATTTCTTTCGGATTATTATAATCCGATGGATAAAACTTTAAATCTTTCGCACGATGTTTATCATGGACGTAGCGCAAGTTCTGCAGGCGTTGCTGCTCACGAAGTTGGCCACGCTATTCAGCATGCGCAAAATTATTTTCCGATGTGGTTACGTTCTTTCATTGTGCCCGCGGCAAATATCGGTTCTAATTTTGGACCGTGGCTTGTGATTATCGGCATCATTTTAATGTCGGCAGGGAAAGCGGCAATCGGACAAAATGTCGCCATCGTCGGCGTCGTACTTTTTGGCATGGCGACTCTCTTTACTTTGGTGACGGTGCCTGTTGAATTTGACGCTTCTTCGCGGGCAAAGAAATGTCTCGCCCGTCTAAATATTCTTGCTCCGGGGCGTGAACGCGATGTTGTCGCCGGCGTCCTTTTTGCGGCTGGGCTTACTTATGTAGCGGCCGCCATTTCGTCCATTATGCAACTCTTGTATTGGGCTTTGCGGGCAGGTCTTCTCGGCAGGAGAGATGACTAA